One Triticum dicoccoides isolate Atlit2015 ecotype Zavitan chromosome 5B, WEW_v2.0, whole genome shotgun sequence genomic window carries:
- the LOC119308427 gene encoding zinc finger CCCH domain-containing protein 22-like isoform X1 translates to MDAYEATKVVFARVQALHPDLASKIMGMLLIQDKSEEDMIRLAFGPEHLLHAVVARARADLAAAHHSKPSSPPTASWGAGMSAEDAPFPGVDQARYEGGGEGFYPPEEFGCWSPASGGQHRRSFSLSDAEAAAGGWKPCMYYARGFCKNGSSCRFVHVLPDHVTEQDTEVWTAAMRSELMSPAFPFSPSPRGLNFLLQQQQQQSDSQRAAAAAMLLGGGGGDDMHKFSVRSPRMDRGGDLASSPAARQIYLTFPADSTFSEEDVSSYFSYYGPVQDVRIPYQQKRMFGFVTFVYAETVRLILAKGNPHFVCDARVLVKPYKEKGKVPDRFRKFQAPHHGDFAGCTTPTGLLDSRDPFDLQSPQIGPRMMFGNIGSHEAFLRRKLEEQQQAAELQQAIDLQSRRFMGLQILDLKRGHHHLGSTVAPPLALRQTDGIGNGNAIHLEDAAIQADHKMSSAMMMTSAPAAICATIATEGKQEEEGDGSANQGVNSGEDEKRERGPPGAAAASANGFQESGVEEHNLPDSPFASPTKTKDAAASSSSAEPALAGSIMNNNGSPHLVASSLFTPTALELPPYKSCFFQVPRFSPGHGAIGL, encoded by the exons ATGGACGCCTACGAGGCCACCAAGGTTGTGTTCGCGCGGGTGCAGGCGCTGCACCCGGACCTCGCCTCCAAGATCATGGGCATGCTCCTCATCCAGGACAAGAGCGAGGAGGACATGATCCGCCTCGCCTTCGGCCCCGAGCACCTGCTCCACGCCGTCGTCGCCAGGGCACgcgccgacctcgccgccgcccACCACAGCAAGCCCTCCTCTCCGCCCACCGCGTCCTGGGGCGCAGGGATGTCAGCGGAGGACGCGCCTTTCCCCGGCGTCGATCAGGCGAGGTACGAAGGCGGCGGGGAAGGGTTTTACCCGCCGGAGGAGTTCGGGTGCTGGTCCCCGGCGAGCGGCGGACAGCACCGCCGGAGCTTCTCGCTGAGCGAcgccgaggcggcggccggcgggtgGAAGCCGTGCATGTACTACGCGCGCGGGTTCTGCAAGAACGGCTCCTCCTGCCGGTTTGTCCACGTCCTGCCTGACCACGTCACCGAGCAGGACACGGAAGTCTGGACGGCGGCCATGCGGTCGGAGCTCATGTCGCCCGCCTTCCCCTTCTCGCCGTCGCCCAGAGGCCTCAACTTCctgctccagcagcagcagcagcagagcgaCTCCCAGAG ggcggcggcggcggccatgcttctcggcggtggaggcggcgacgaCATGCACAAGTTCTCCGTGCGGTCGCCTCGGATGGACCGCGGCGGCGACCTCGCCTCCAGCCCCGCCGCGCGGCAGATCTACCTGACATTCCCGGCCGACTCCACCTTCAGCGAGGAGGACGTGTCCTCCTACTTCAG TTACTACGGGCCGGTGCAGGACGTGCGCATCCCGTACCAGCAGAAGCGCATGTTCGGCTTCGTCACGTTCGTGTACGCGGAGACGGTGAGGCTCATCCTCGCCAAGGGGAACCCGCATTTCGTCTGCGACGCGCGCGTCCTCGTCAAGCCCTACAAGGAAAAGGGCAAGGTCCCCGACAGGTTCAG GAAGTTCCAGGCTCCGCACCATGGCGACTTCGCCGGATGCACGACGCCCACCGGGCTGCTCGATTCCAGGGACCCCTTCGACCTTCAGTCGCCGCAGATCG GGCCGAGGATGATGTTCGGCAACATTGGCAGCCACGAGGCGTTCCTgcggaggaagctggaggagcagcAGCAGGCGGCGGAGCTGCAGCAGGCCATCGACCTGCAGAGCCGCCGCTTCATGGGGCTGCAGATTCTCGACCTCAAGAGGGGCCACCACCATCTCGGCTCCACTGTCGCCCCGCCGTTGGCTCTCCGGCAGACCGATGGCATCGGCAACGGCAATGCCATTCATCTGGAGGATGCTGCAATCCAAG CAGATCACAAGATGAGCAGTGCCATGATGATGACATCTGCTCCTGCTGCTATTTGTGCCACCATTGCCACAGAAGGCAAGCAGGAGGAGGAGGGCGACGGGAGTGCCAACCAAGGGGTCAACTCCGGGGAAGATGAGAAGAGGGAACGTGGTCCTCCTGGAGCAGCAGCGgccagtgctaatggattccaagaaAG CGGCGTGGAGGAGCACAACCTGCCTGATAGCCCCTTTGCATCTCCCACAAAGACAAAggatgctgctgcttcttcttcctctgcagAACCAGCCCTCGCTGGCAGCATCATGAACAACAACGGCAGCCCTCATCTGGTGGCCTCGTCTCTGTTTACACCAACTGCCCTTGAGCTGCCCCCTTACAAATCCTGCTTCTTCCAAGTGCCCAG GTTCTCTCCTGGCCATGGTGCCATCGGGCTGTGA
- the LOC119308427 gene encoding zinc finger CCCH domain-containing protein 22-like isoform X2: MDAYEATKVVFARVQALHPDLASKIMGMLLIQDKSEEDMIRLAFGPEHLLHAVVARARADLAAAHHSKPSSPPTASWGAGMSAEDAPFPGVDQARYEGGGEGFYPPEEFGCWSPASGGQHRRSFSLSDAEAAAGGWKPCMYYARGFCKNGSSCRFVHVLPDHVTEQDTEVWTAAMRSELMSPAFPFSPSPRGLNFLLQQQQQQSDSQRAAAAAMLLGGGGGDDMHKFSVRSPRMDRGGDLASSPAARQIYLTFPADSTFSEEDVSSYFSYYGPVQDVRIPYQQKRMFGFVTFVYAETVRLILAKGNPHFVCDARVLVKPYKEKGKVPDRFRKFQAPHHGDFAGCTTPTGLLDSRDPFDLQSPQIGPRMMFGNIGSHEAFLRRKLEEQQQAAELQQAIDLQSRRFMGLQILDLKRGHHHLGSTVAPPLALRQTDGIGNGNAIHLEDAAIQDHKMSSAMMMTSAPAAICATIATEGKQEEEGDGSANQGVNSGEDEKRERGPPGAAAASANGFQESGVEEHNLPDSPFASPTKTKDAAASSSSAEPALAGSIMNNNGSPHLVASSLFTPTALELPPYKSCFFQVPRFSPGHGAIGL, translated from the exons ATGGACGCCTACGAGGCCACCAAGGTTGTGTTCGCGCGGGTGCAGGCGCTGCACCCGGACCTCGCCTCCAAGATCATGGGCATGCTCCTCATCCAGGACAAGAGCGAGGAGGACATGATCCGCCTCGCCTTCGGCCCCGAGCACCTGCTCCACGCCGTCGTCGCCAGGGCACgcgccgacctcgccgccgcccACCACAGCAAGCCCTCCTCTCCGCCCACCGCGTCCTGGGGCGCAGGGATGTCAGCGGAGGACGCGCCTTTCCCCGGCGTCGATCAGGCGAGGTACGAAGGCGGCGGGGAAGGGTTTTACCCGCCGGAGGAGTTCGGGTGCTGGTCCCCGGCGAGCGGCGGACAGCACCGCCGGAGCTTCTCGCTGAGCGAcgccgaggcggcggccggcgggtgGAAGCCGTGCATGTACTACGCGCGCGGGTTCTGCAAGAACGGCTCCTCCTGCCGGTTTGTCCACGTCCTGCCTGACCACGTCACCGAGCAGGACACGGAAGTCTGGACGGCGGCCATGCGGTCGGAGCTCATGTCGCCCGCCTTCCCCTTCTCGCCGTCGCCCAGAGGCCTCAACTTCctgctccagcagcagcagcagcagagcgaCTCCCAGAG ggcggcggcggcggccatgcttctcggcggtggaggcggcgacgaCATGCACAAGTTCTCCGTGCGGTCGCCTCGGATGGACCGCGGCGGCGACCTCGCCTCCAGCCCCGCCGCGCGGCAGATCTACCTGACATTCCCGGCCGACTCCACCTTCAGCGAGGAGGACGTGTCCTCCTACTTCAG TTACTACGGGCCGGTGCAGGACGTGCGCATCCCGTACCAGCAGAAGCGCATGTTCGGCTTCGTCACGTTCGTGTACGCGGAGACGGTGAGGCTCATCCTCGCCAAGGGGAACCCGCATTTCGTCTGCGACGCGCGCGTCCTCGTCAAGCCCTACAAGGAAAAGGGCAAGGTCCCCGACAGGTTCAG GAAGTTCCAGGCTCCGCACCATGGCGACTTCGCCGGATGCACGACGCCCACCGGGCTGCTCGATTCCAGGGACCCCTTCGACCTTCAGTCGCCGCAGATCG GGCCGAGGATGATGTTCGGCAACATTGGCAGCCACGAGGCGTTCCTgcggaggaagctggaggagcagcAGCAGGCGGCGGAGCTGCAGCAGGCCATCGACCTGCAGAGCCGCCGCTTCATGGGGCTGCAGATTCTCGACCTCAAGAGGGGCCACCACCATCTCGGCTCCACTGTCGCCCCGCCGTTGGCTCTCCGGCAGACCGATGGCATCGGCAACGGCAATGCCATTCATCTGGAGGATGCTGCAATCCAAG ATCACAAGATGAGCAGTGCCATGATGATGACATCTGCTCCTGCTGCTATTTGTGCCACCATTGCCACAGAAGGCAAGCAGGAGGAGGAGGGCGACGGGAGTGCCAACCAAGGGGTCAACTCCGGGGAAGATGAGAAGAGGGAACGTGGTCCTCCTGGAGCAGCAGCGgccagtgctaatggattccaagaaAG CGGCGTGGAGGAGCACAACCTGCCTGATAGCCCCTTTGCATCTCCCACAAAGACAAAggatgctgctgcttcttcttcctctgcagAACCAGCCCTCGCTGGCAGCATCATGAACAACAACGGCAGCCCTCATCTGGTGGCCTCGTCTCTGTTTACACCAACTGCCCTTGAGCTGCCCCCTTACAAATCCTGCTTCTTCCAAGTGCCCAG GTTCTCTCCTGGCCATGGTGCCATCGGGCTGTGA